The Lycium barbarum isolate Lr01 chromosome 11, ASM1917538v2, whole genome shotgun sequence genome contains the following window.
agatCGGATCTATTTCTCTGACTCGTggttgatcgactcttcagcttccactcgagttttccagggtgagcacggcgtccgctgacctcgaagactcttctattacttatgtcttgctttccattttgAGACATGATTTCAGACTTTTAATATTCGGatgtagatgctcttgtatgaccagaccagatactggggtggatttcatttacttccgcacttgttaatttatattataattgtgagacttacgttactTTACCTTCTTCCGTTATTTTCTACTATTTGTGAATGCTgagttgagggttcgcctaccgatgtgggaaaggtaggtgcccccACGATTCAgtgaaattaggtcgtgacatttTCCCTTCGTACAATCTTCCACTTATTAATAGtttaaatatatatttatgtgtatTGACTGCTGACTGTTCCGTTGTGGCTTTCATAATGTGGATTATAGAAGTAGAATCAATCCACCACGTGTTATAATTAACATCATCCAATTAGCTTCATAACATACAAGAGAGATTGAAGTCATGAATGCACTTTCTCCTGTTTCCATCAGCAATTGACCCTTCTCTTGAACTCACATGGCCATAAGTTCATTAATAGACCAATTATCCTTATGTGTGTTATAGAAGATCTTGAAAAGGTCGTATTGTGGAGGAAGAGAGATCAAAATTGAGTGCACAAGGAAAGTTTCAGACATTTCAATCTCAAGAGTCTTATATTGAGTCATTTTCTTGAATAAACTTCGCAAATGGACCTTGTGCTTGTCCATCCTCAATGTATCTACCGTAGTACTCACCACCTCTATCAGTTCTCACAATCTTAATTTGCTTTCTATTTAGCCTTGAAAACTTTAAAGGCTTCTAATGCTTCGTAGCATGTAGAGATACATGTATCGTGAGTAATCATCTATAAAGGTGATAAAGTATTTCTGACCATATGCGTCCATGTCTGGACAACATATTTCTGAATGTATGATTTGTAATATGATTGAACTCCTCTTGGCACATTTGTTTGATATTGGTCTACTTGCCTTTAATGCAGTCCACAAAGTACTAATTACTCCATCATTTACTAATCTCTTAATTCTATCTATGGAGATATGTTCTAATCTCCGATGCCACAAAATAGAGGATTCTAATAAAAAAAGAAAACGAATGAACCACCACAAATTAATGAAGGAAAAGAATGTTGGGGAAAATGTGAAAGCAAAAGCACCAATACCCAGAAATCAAACCAATAAGTTAAATATTCCAAAAGTGAAAGAACGAAAAGGCAAAGTCTAAAATATTAAATTCAgaataaataataataagaaataccTACAACTGTACTTCAAAATCATAAAGAAGAGATTCACGAATTGAGAGAAACGACATGttagctaatttttttttttagtttcccaCTCATTGTCCGGTATTCGTATTAGAGCCCGACTAAATTAAGATTTGTGTCACGTAAGGCCCACTCATGAGAAGCGCTCTCTACTAAGGATTTTTTCATGCCCAGGACTAGGGGCGGAGCTAGGTTGGGCCGAAGGATTACACTTTGTATACAAGGTTAAAatttcggcgaaaaattacactatatatacaaggttttttatgtatatatgtatatgttaaaCCCGCTTAGCTTCTTCGTGTCTTTATTTCTTTATATTCTTGAAATCCCTTAATAAAAATTCTGGTTCCGCCACTGCCCATGACTCAAACCCAAGACTTCTGATTAATGGAAGAGCAGCCTCATCCGCTGCCCGACACTATGGCATGTTAGTTAAATGTTAGCATCAGTAATAAGAGTACAACTTCAGTATAAAAAATGTTTGTACTTACCTCAAAAAACAAATTGTATTTCTGCTCGCATCTCCAATCTAGGGAAGAGCGCCCCGGGATGAGATTTAACATAAATCTTGTCGTTTAATTGAGTCAACAATATGCAAGAACATAAACACTAGTTAATTAAACTGCAATTAATAATAAGAAAATCTAATTACTATATGTAAAATATCACTCCAATTCTTGGGAAGAACCTGGGATAATTAAATCTAACGTATATCGCGTCGTTTTATTTAAAGTTTCCAAAAATATAAGCACATGTTAATTAACTGTTAGCTAGTAACAATAAGGGAAAGCTACACTATGtattgtgtgtgtatatacaacatatatatgttTACATGTTTTCCTTGTATCTCCCAGGTCTAGGGAAGAGCCCAAGTGCAGTGAATAAATAGCTTAGTAAATTTATGCTTTTAACGTTTGATTTAGTGACAATTTATGTACAGATTAATAATGTATGTAGGCATATCAAAGGCAGGTTGGATTAAACTTGGGTAGCTTAAAATTAACTTAATGCCGACATTAATCTAAATGTTGGAAAACTTAATGCGACATTTTAATAATGTCGTAAATAAATGTCGTAAATCATCTACCGACATTAATATAAATGTCAAAAAAATCCCGACATACAAATATACGACATTTGTActaagtgtaaaataaatgtcgCTAAGTGATTTTGCGATACTTGTgggtcttagtacaacatttatAAAATGTCATCGTATAGTAGGCCTAACTTCTTGTAGTGTTGGTTTATCAGTTAAACCGGTTTTTGCACACTCCTAATAGGGATTAGgtatgcgtacactctaccctcttcaGACTCTATTTGTGAAAATGCAACGagtatgttgttgtcgttgttgtaacattgttataaaaaaataaatttaaaaaaactcactaaaataaatataaaattaaattaGGTAAACATATATCTCtaaaaattaaattaagaaaattaaACAGGAACCTTATACCTTATTTTGTCAAATATGAAACCAAAGGCAGTCACACAGCAGTATTGACTGCACAAACCCCACCACCTCACTTTTCACGGAAAACGCCAAAAGCCTTTGATTACTAGTACAACCAATACCAAATTCTCCTTTGTCTCAACTCTAATTTCTCTCTTCCTAACTACCTCTTTGTTCAATTCCTCTTTTCCCGTTCAACTAATCCTTGTCACCCACTTCCCTAACTTTTCTTCTATAAAACCTCCCTCTTGTAATTCCTTTTCTCCTCATTAATAATTCGATAGCAAAAATGGGAAGCCTTGATTCAAATAACAGCACTCAAACTCAATCCAATGTCGCAAAATTCAACCCACTTGACCCTGAAGAATTCCGTACCCAAGCCCATCAAATGGTAGACTTCATTGCTGATTATTACAAGAACATTGAGAACTACCCGGTTTTAAGCCAAGTAGAACCTGGTTATCTTCGTACCCAATTACCCGAAAATGCCCCTTATCGCCCCGAATCATTTGACACCATTATGAAAGATGTCACAAACCATATTGTCCCTGGTATGACACATTGGTTGAGCCCTAATTTCTTTGCATTTTTCCCAGCCACGGTTAGTTCCGCGGCTTTCGTGGGAGAAATGCTATGCAATTGTTTCAACTCTGTCGGATTTAATTGGCTGGCTTCGCCAGCCATGACGGAGTTGGAAATGATAGTCATGGATTGGCTAGCCAATATGTTGAAATTACCAAAAACGTTCATGTTTTCTGGCACCGGTGGTGGTGTAATTCAAGGTACAACTAGTGAAGCTATACTCACTACCTTAATTGCAGCTCGTGACAATAAGCTCGAAAATCTAGGTACCGATAATATTGGAAAACTCGTAGTTTATGGTTCTGATCAAACACATTCTACGTATACCAAGGCTTGCAAGCTGGCTGGTATTTTCCCATGCAATATTAGGGCAATACCAACTTTTATTGAAAGTGATTTTGCTTTATCTCCTGTGGTCCTACGTCGAGTTATTGAAGCTGACGTGGCAGCTGGACTTGTCCCACTTTTCCTCTGTGCTACTGTAGGGACCACTTCAACCACAGCAGTTGACCCTATAAGTCAACTA
Protein-coding sequences here:
- the LOC132618838 gene encoding tryptophan decarboxylase TDC1-like, producing the protein MGSLDSNNSTQTQSNVAKFNPLDPEEFRTQAHQMVDFIADYYKNIENYPVLSQVEPGYLRTQLPENAPYRPESFDTIMKDVTNHIVPGMTHWLSPNFFAFFPATVSSAAFVGEMLCNCFNSVGFNWLASPAMTELEMIVMDWLANMLKLPKTFMFSGTGGGVIQGTTSEAILTTLIAARDNKLENLGTDNIGKLVVYGSDQTHSTYTKACKLAGIFPCNIRAIPTFIESDFALSPVVLRRVIEADVAAGLVPLFLCATVGTTSTTAVDPISQLAEVANEFGIWLHVDAAYGGSACICPEFRQYLDGIEHANSLSLSPHKWLLSYLDCCCMWVREPNVLVKALSTNPEYLRNKRSEYDSVVDYKDWQVGTGRKFKSIRLWLVMRSYGVANLQCHIRSDVRMAKMFEGFVKSDPRFEIVVPRRFSLVCFRFNPVKESEPAYIELLNKKLLDCVNSSGQVYMTHTKAGGIYMLRFAVGATLTEDRHVISAWKLIKESADALLKRSYYAD